The Winslowiella toletana region TTGCATAGGCTCAGCGAGCCAGACGCGGTGCAACAAATGGTGCAAAACAGCATGCGGAGCCTCGGTATTTTCCGTGCTGAATGGCTGGCGGATTATTACCGACTGAAACGTGTGCCGGTGAAGCCGCTGTTATCGCAGGCGCTGGAGCGTGGTGAAGTGGTGGCAGTTAAGGTGGAAAAGCTCGGCATCATGTACTTACATCGCGGCTTGCTGCCGCTGCTGGAGCAGCCGTTACTGGCAACCGCCAGCGCGTTGTTATCGCCATTTGATCCGGTGGTCTGGGATCGTCGTCGCGCACTGGAACTGTTTAACTTCGATTATCGTCTTGAGTGTTATACGCCGGAAGCCAGGCGTAAATTTGGCTATTTTGTGTTACCGATTTTACATCGCGGCGCGTTAAAAGGGCGGCTGGACGCCAAAATGCTGCGCAAACAGCAGATACTGCAAATTAAAGCCATATGGCTGGAAGCGGGAGTTAAGGTTAATGCGAGTCTGGTGCGCGATTTGACCCGAACCCTGAACGACTTTGCCCGCTGGCAAGGGGCAGAGCAGGTGATCGTTGACCATGCACCTGCCGAACTCAGCAACTGCTGGGGACACGGCTGGCGATGTCTATAGCGACTTTACGCTGGAACCCGAAGACGGACAATAACTGCTGTCCAGTCGGCTGTGATATGCTTGGATTCCTGATGAAATTGGGTCCATTACGGAGGAACCATGGATCACCGTCTACTCGAAATTGTGGCTTGCCCAGTCTGTAACGGCAAACTCTACTATAACAAAGAACAGCAAGAGCTAATCTGTAAGCCGGATGGTCTGGCCTTCCCGGTACGCGACGGCATTCCGGTGCTGCTGGAAGTCGAAGCGCGCACCATGACGCTGGAAGAGACTAATCCATGAGTTTTGTGGCCATTATACCGGCACGTTTTGCATCGACACGTTTACCGGGTAAACCGTTGGTGGATATTCACGGTAAACCGATGGTAATCCATGTGATGGAGCGGGCGCTGGAATCGGGTGCCGATCGCGTTATCGTTGCCACCGATCATCCCGATGTCGCTGCGGCGGTGCAAGCTGCCGGCGGCGAAGTCTGTATGACGCGTGCCGACCATCAGTCCGGAACCGAACGCCTGGCGGAAGTCATCGATCATTATCAGTTTGCTGATGATACGGTGATCGTTAACGTGCAGGGGGATGAACCGTTAATTCCACCGGTGATTATTCGCCAGGTTGCGGATAACCTGACGCGCTCATCCGCCGGTATGGCGACGCTGGCGGTGCCGATTGACAGCGCCGAAGAAGCGTTTAATCCCAATGCGGTGAAGGTAGTCAGGGATGCGCAGGGCCACGCACTGTATTTCTCTCGTGCGCCGATTCCCTGGGATCGCGAGCAGTTTGCCAAATCGCGTGACACCATCGGTGATACTTTCCTGCGCCATATCGGCCTTTACGCCTATCGCGCCGGTTTTATCCGCCGTTACGTTACCTGGCAGCCGAGCCAGCTGGAGCAAATTGAGCTGTTAGAGCAGCTCAGGGTGCTGTGGTATGGCGAGAAGATCCACGTTGATGTGGCGCAAGCCATTCCCAGCGTTGGCGTTGATACAGCCGAAGATTTACAGCGGGTCCGCGAGGCGATGCAGTAACCTCTTTAGTGGGGCGGCGTTCTCCCGCCGCCCTGGTCAAAACCCTACCTCTTGCCTGCCGGCAGATCGAAGCCGAAAAGTTATCCTGCTACTCCGCAGGTTGAATCTTATCGGCTTTCAGCCACTGCCACACCAGCCCCAACGACTCATACCAGGCGCGATCGCTGTGGCTCAGGTATAGCGGGGAAGGCAGCACTTTTTCCCACCAGTTTAAGGGAGAATCAATTGCCATCTGATTCGCCGGAGCGGCAATCGGCTTCAGCCCTTGCGCATGAAAAAAGTTCATCGCCCGGCGCATATGGTTGGCCGAAGTCACCAGCAGAAACGGCTGGTCGCCAATGGCCCGCTTCACTTCCCGTGCTTCCTCTTCGGTATCGACTGGCTTATTCAGCGTAATGATCGCCTCATCCGGCACGCCTAAGGTCTTTGCCACTCGCGCCCCAGCTTCGGCAGTACTGACAGGATTACCCTGTGCGGCGTAACCGGTAAAAATCATTTTCGATCCCGGATTGTCGCGCCACTGGCGCACTCCTTCAACCAGCCGTGGCAAACTGTTGTTGATCAGATTGGAGCCGGGTGCCCAGTGCGGATTCCAGGTGTAGCCTCCGCCTAACACCACCACATAAGCCACTTTCTGGCCGCCATTCCACGTCGGATAGCGATCTTCAAGCGGTTTCAGCAGGCGATCGGCTACCGGTTGCAGGCTGATTAACAGCAGGATTAACCAGCCAGAAGAGAGTATAATTTTGCCGGTTTTCTGCCAGCGGCCGAACCAGAGCAGAAAAATGCCGATTGCCATCACGGCAAGCAGCAAAGGCAGGGGCAGCAGCAGGCCACCGACGACTTTTTTAGCGGTAAAAAGCATTAAAACGGACTCCTTTTGTCCGAAAAAACATCATCCAGGAGCGAAGCGATGAGTGAAAGGTTCATTCTCTGCCAGTGTATGCCAAAATAGTCGTTTCTATTACGGCAGAATCCGTGGAGCCGAGCTATGCAGGATCGCAACTTTGATGATATCGCTGAGAAATTCTCACAAAACATTTACGGTACCACCAAAGGGCGTATCCGTCAGGCCATCTTGTGGCAGGAGCTTGAGGCGTTATTAACCACGCTGCCAGCGCGCCCGCTTTCGGTTCTGGATGCCGGCGGTGGCGAAGGGCAAACCGGTTGTGGCCTTGCAGCACGCGGACATCAGGTGCTGCTGTGCGATCTCTCCGGCGAAATGTTACAGCGTGCACGAGCTCATGCCGAAGAAAAAGGTGTGAGCGATAACATGCAATTTAAACAAATTAGCGCCCAGCAGGTTGGCCAACATTTGGATAAGCCGGTTGATCTGGTATTGTTTCACGCTGTGCTGGAGTGGGTGGCAGAGCCACAAGAGGTTCTGTCGGCACTGTATGATACGCTGGCACCGGGTGGCGTACTGTCACTGATGTTTTACAATCTGCATGGCCTCACCATGCGCACGCTGACGCTCGGCAACTTTGGCTATCTGCAGGCCGATTTGCGCAAGCGCAAAAGGAAAACGTTATCACCTGATTATCCGCGCGATCCCGAGAGGGTTTATGACTGGCTACAGCAGCTCGGTTTTGTGATTGAGCAGCGGGCGGGAATCCGCGTTTTCCACGACTATATGCGCGATAAAGAGAAGCAGGTTGAAAGATTCGAGGAAGTGCTGGCAATGGAGCAACGTTATTGTCGGCAAGAACCATTTTTAAGTTTGGGGCGTTATATCCACGTCACAGCGCGGAAACCCATTCAGAAGGACGAACTATGAGTGAATTTTCCCAGACTGTACCGGAACTGGTTGCCTGGGCGCGAAAAAATGATTTTTCCGTCTCATTACCGACCGAACGTCTGGCATTTTTGCTGGCCATTGCCACCCTAAACGGCGAGCGCATGGATGGCGAAATGAGTGAAGGCGAACTGATCGACGCTTTTCGCCATGTCAGCAAGGCCTTCGAACAAACCAATGAAACCGTGCTGGTGCGCGCCAATAACGCCATCAATGATATGGTGCGTCAGCGCCTGCTCAATCGTTTTACCAGCGAAATTTCCGAAGGCAATGCAATCTACCGCCTGACGCCGCTGGCGATCGGCATTACCGACTACTATATACGCCAGCGCGAATTCTCCACCTTACGCCTGTCGATGCAGCTGTCAATTGTCGCGCAGGAGCTGAAGCGCGCGGCAGATGCAGCGGATGAAGATGGCGACGAATTCCACTGGCATCGTAACGTTTTCGCTCCGCTAAAATATTCCGTAGCGGAAATTTTCGACAGTATCGATATGACGCAGCGCATCATGGATGAACAGCAGCAGGCGGTGAAAGACGATATCGCACAGCTGCTTAACCAGGACTGGCGTGCGGCGATCTCCAGCTGTGAACTGCTGCTGTCAGAAACCTCCGGCACGTTGCGTGAATTGCAGGATACGCTGGAAGCGGCGGGCGATAAGCTCCAGGCTAACCTGCTGCGTATTCAGGATGCCACCATGAGCAGCCCGGATCTCGGCTTTGTTGATAAGCTGGTATTTGACCTGCAAAACAAACTCGATCGTATTATCAGCTGGGGCCAGCAGGCGATTGACCTGTGGATTGGCTATGACCGCCATGTGCATAAATTTATTCGTACCGCCATCGATATGGATAAAAACCGGGTGTTTGCCCAGCGTTTGCGCCAGTCGGTGCAGAACTATTTTGACGCGCCATGGGCGCTGACCCACGCCAATGCCGATCGTCTGTATGATATGCGTGACGAAGAGTTGACGCTGCGCAGCGAAGAAGTGACCGGCGAGCTGCCTTCTGAGCTGGAATATGAAGAATTTAATGAAATTCGTGAGCAGCTTGCAGCGATGATTGAAGAAGCGCTGCAGATTTACAAAACGCAGCAAAAACCGCTCAACTTAGGTACGGTAATGCGCGATTATCTGGCGCAATATCCACGGGCTCGTCATTTCGACGTGGCGCGTATTGTTGTCGATCAGGCCGTGCGTTTAGGCGTGGCCGAAGCAGATTTCTCAGGTTTGTCAGCAGAATGGCAGGCTATTAATGATTACGGAGCCAAGGTGCAGGCACATGTCATCAACAAATATTGAACAAGTGATGCCGGTTAAGCTGGCCCAGGCCCTGGCTAACCCGATTTTCCCGGCGCTGGATAGCCAGTTACGTGCAGGGCGCCATATCGGCATTGAAGAGCTGGATAATCACGCTTTCCTGATGGATTATCAGGAGTTTCTGGAAGAGTTTTATGCGCGCTATAACGTCGAGTTAATCCGTGCGCCAGAAGGTTTCTTCTATTTGCGTCCGCGTTCCACCACCTTAATCCCACGTTCGGTACTGTCCGAGCTGGATATGATGGTCGGGAAGATTCTCTGCTATCTCTATCTCAGCCCGGAACGCCTGGCGAACGAAGGTATTTTTACTCAGCAGGAGCTGTATGACGAGCTGCTGAGCCTTGCCGACGAAAATAAATTGCTGAAGCTGGTCAACCAGCGCTCCACCGGTTCCGATCTCGATCGGCAGAAACTACAGGAAAAAACCCGTGCCTCATTAAATCGCCTGCGCCGTCTTGGCATGGTGTGGTTTATGGGTAACGACAGCACTAAGTTTCGTATCAACGAATCCGTATTCCGCTTTGGCGCCGATGTGCGCAGCGGTGACGATCCGCGCGAGGCGCAGCTGCGAATGATTCGTGACGGTGAAGCGATGCCGATCGAAACCGGTACGGCGCAAACTGATGAAGCCGATGAAAACGAAAACGAGACAGACGGCACTACGTCAGACAATGCGGAGGATGAACAGGCATGATTGAACGCGGAAAATTTCGCTCGCTGACGCTGATTAACTGGAACGGCTTCTTTGCACGAACCTTCGATCTCGACGAGCTGGTCACGACGCTGTCGGGCGGCAACGGTGCGGGCAAATCAACCACCATGGCGGCATTTATTACGGCTCTGATCCCCGATCTGACCCTGCTGCACTTCCGTAACACCACCGAAGCTGGCGCAACCTCAGGCTCGCGCGATAAAGGTCTGCACGGCAAGCTGCGCGCGGGCGTCTGTTATTCGACGCTGGACGTGGTCAACTCGCGCCATCAGCGCGTGATCGTCGGCGTGCGTCTGCAACAGGTTGCCGGTCGCGATAAAAAGGTCGATATCAAGCCATTCAGTATTCATGGCCTGCCATCGTCGATGAACCCGACGGAAATTCTGACCGAAACGCTGAACGAGCGTCAGGCGCGTGTACTGCCGCTGAACGAACTCAAAGATCGCCTTGAAGCGATTGAAGGCGTCCAGTTTAAGCAGTTTAACTCGATCATTGATTATCACTCGCTGATGTTCGATCTGGGCATCGTGGCGCGTCGTTTACGCTCGGCGGGCGATCGCAGTAAATATTATCGTCTGATTGAGGCCTCACTGTACGGCGGTATCTCCAGCGCGATTACTCGTTCACTGCGCGACTATCTGTTGCCGGAAAACAGCGGCGTGCGTAAAGCCTTCCAGGATATGGAAGCAGCGCTGCGTGAAAACCGCATGACGCTGGAAGCGATTCGCGTCACGCAGTCCGATCGCGATCTGTTTAAGCACTTGATCTCTGAAGCCACTAACTACGTGGCGGCAGACTATATGCGCCATGCTAACGAACGCCGTATCCATCTTGATGGCGCATTGCTGCTGCGTAACGATCTGTTCAGCAGCCGTAAACAGCTGGGCACCGAGCAGTATCGCCATATCGAAATGGCGCGCGAGCTGGCTGAGCATAACGGTGCAGAAAGCGATCTGGAAACGGATTATCAGGGTGCCAGCGATCACCTTAATCTGGTGCAAACCGCGATGCGTCAGCAGGAAAAAATCGAGCGCTATGAAGCCGATCTCGATGAGCTGACTTATCGTCTGGAAGAGCAAAATGAGGTGGTTGCGGAAGCGCGTGAGGTGCAGGAAGAGAATGAAGCCCGTGCTGAAGCCGCTGAACTGGAAGTTGATGAGCTGAAAAGTCAGCTGGCCGATTATCAGCAGGCGCTTGATGTGCAGCAAACCCGTGCCATCCAGTATCAGCAGGCATTGCAGGCGTTGCAACGTGCACAGGAAATCTGTCGCCTGCCTGAGCTTTCGGTCGACAATGCTGAAGAGTGGCTGGAAACCTTCCAGGCGAAAGAGCAGGAAGCGACTGACAAGCTGTTAATGCTGGAACAGAAAATGAGCGTGGCGGCTGCCGCGCACAGCCAGTTTGAGCAGGCTTTCGAGCTGGTCAATAAAATTTCCGGACCGGTAAGCCGCAGCGAAGCCTGGCAAACGGGCCGTGAATTGCTGCGTGATGCGGCAAACCAGCGCCATCATGCAGAGCAACTGCAATCACTGCGCCTGCGTCTGAGCGAGATGGAGCAGCGCCTGCGTGAACAGCAGGATGCCGAACGCTTGCTGAATGAGTTCTGCAAGCGTCAGGGGCAGCAGTACGATGCCCACGAGCTGGAGTCACTGCAGCGCGAGCTGGAAGCGCAGATCGAGCAGCTGTCGCAGAGCGTTTCCGACGCCGGTGAAAGCCGCATGTTAATGCGTCAGGAGCTGGATCAACTGCGTGAACGCATCAACAATCTGACCGCCCGTGCACCGCACTGGCTGGCAGCGCAGGAGATTCTGACCCAGCTCAGCGAGCAGACCGGTCAGACGCTGGAAAACAGCCAGCAGGTCACCGAGTTTATGCAACAGCTGCTGGAGCGTGAACGCGAAACCACCGTGGAGCGCGATGAAGTTGCCGCGCGTAAACGGGATATCGAGAAACAGATCGAAAGGCTGAGCCAGCCTGGCGGTGCAGAAGATGCGCGCCTGAATAATCTTGCTGAGCGTTTCGGTGGGGTACTGCTGTCGGAAATTTATGACGACGTCACGCTCGATGATGCGCCTTACTTCTCGGCGCTGTATGGTCCGTCGCGTCATGCTATCGTGGTGCCGGATCTGTCGCTGGTGCGTGAGCAACTGGATGGACTGGAAGAGTGCCCGGAAGATCTCTACCTGATCGAAGGGGATCCGCAGTCATTTGATGACAGCGTATTCAGCGTTGAAGAGCTGGAAAAAGCCGTTGTGGTGAAGGTTGCCGAGCGCCAGTGGCGTTACTCGCGCTTCCCGAAAGTCCCTCTGTTTGGCCGTGCAGCGCGTGAAAATCAGCTGGAACTGCTGCATGCCGAGCGTGAGCAGCTGGCGGAAAAGTACGCCACGCTTTCATTTGACGTGCAGAAAACTCAGCGTCTGCATCAGTCGTTCAGCCGCTTTATCGGCAGTCACCTCGCGGTGGCTTTTGAGGCCGATCCGGAAGCGCAGATTCGCCAGATGAACGGTCGCCGCATGGAAATAGAGCGCGCGCTGAACAGCCATGAAAATGAGAACCAGCAGCAGCGTCAGCAATATGAACTGGCGAAAGAGGGGGTGGCACAGCTTAACCGCCTGCTGCCACGCGTGACTCTGCTGACGGATGAAACACTGCAGGACCGCTGTGAAGAGATTCGTGAGCGTCTGGATGAAGCGCATGAAGCCTCGCGCTTTATCCAGCAGCATGGCAACAGCCTGACGCGGCTGGAGCCGATTGTCTCGGTGTTGCAGAGCGATCCGGAACAGCACGAACAGCTGAAAGCTGATTATCAACAGGCGCAGCAAATTCAGCGCGATGCGCGCCAGCAGGCCTTTGCTCTGACCGAAGTGACGCAGCGTCGCGCCCACTTTGGCTATGTTGATTCTGCCGGCATGCTGACCGGCAACAGCGATCTAAATGAGAAACTGCGCCAGCGTCTGGAGCATGCGGAGTCTGAACGTGCGCGTGCGCGCGATCAGCTGCGCCAGCATCAGGCGCAGCTGACTCAGTATTCACAGCTGTTAGCCTCGCTGAAAAGCTCTTTCGATGCCAAGCGTGACATGCTGAAAGAGCTGCATCAGGAGATGCAGGATATCGGCGTACAGGCTGATGCCAGTGCCGAAGAACGTGCGCGTATTCGCCGTGATGAGCTGTACAGCGCGTTAAGTAATAACCGTGCCCGCCGTAATCAGCTGGAGAAACAGCTGACCTTTTGCGAAGCGGAAATGGATGCGTTGCAGAAGAAGCTGCGCCGTCTGGAGCGCGACTATCATCAGAATCGTGAGCAGGTGGTGTCGGCGAAAGCCGGATGGTGTGCGGTGATGCGCATGGTAAAAGACAACGGCGTCGAGCGCCGCCTGCATCGCCGCGAACTGGCGTATCTGGGTGGCGACGAGCTGCGTTCAATGTCGGATAAGGCGTTGGGTGCGCTGCGTCTGGCGGTGGCCGATAACGAGCATCTGCGTGACGTGCTGCGCCTGTCGGAAGATCCAAAGCGACCGGAACGTAAAATCCAGTTCTTTATCGCGGTTTACCAGCATCTGCGCGAGCGTATCCGTCAGGATATTATTCGTACTGACGATCCGGTGGAAGCGATCGAGCAGATGGAAATCGAACTGAACCGCCTGACGGAAGAGTTGACCGCGCGTGAGCAAATGCTGGCGATCAGTTCGCGTAGCGTGTCGAATATTATTCGCAAGACCATTCAGCGTGAGCAGAATCGTATTCGTCAGCTGAACCAGGGTTTGCAGGCCGTCAGTTTTGGTCAGGTTCGCAGCGTGCGCCTTAATGTTAACGTGCGCGAGGCGCATTCCACGCTGCTGAATGTGTTGTCAGAGCAGCACGAGCAGCATCAGGATCTGTTTAACAGCAATCGCCTGACCTTCTCTGAAGCGCTGGCGAAACTTTACCAGCGCCTGAATCCGCACATTGATATGGGGCAACGGACGCCGCAGACCATCGGTGAAGAGCTGCTCGACTACCGTAACTATCTGGAGATGGAAGTCGAAGTTAACCGTGGCTCAGACGGCTGGCTGCGTGCAGAAAGTGGCGCGTTGTCAACGGGTGAAGCGATCGGTACCGGCATGTCGATTCTGGTGATGGTGGTGCAGAGCTGGGAAGAGGAGTCGCGTCGTCTGCGCGGCAAAGATATTTCTCCTTGCCGCTTGCTGTTCCTTGATGAGGCAGCGCGTCTGGATGCTAAATCGATCGCCACGCTGTTTGAATTATGTGATCGCCTCGAGATGCAGCTGATTATTGCCGCGCCGGAGAACATCAGCCCGGAAAAAGGCACTACCTATAAGCTGGTGCGTAAAGTGTTCCAGAACACTGAACACGTGCATGTGGTCGGCCTGCGTGGCTTCTCGGCTGAGCCGTCTCCAACCAGTCATTCGCTGACGAACGGTGAGGCTGCTCAAGCCGATACTGAAAAATCTCGGGCGCAAATATAGTAAAAAATTTGCTGTCGGATTAATCTGGTAATGGCATTTGCCCTCGGACGGGCAAATGCCGTTTTAGTTTCTATACTTATAACAACAATTAATAGCCTGGCGGGTAAACATTTTGCCTGTTGCAGCTCAACAGAATTCACAGGGGGCAAAGGATGTTGCTGGCAAATAGAGTTAATTTAAAAAAAGCGACCTTAGGGTGTTGTATCGTGCTTTGCCTTGCCCAGGTGTACAGTGCTGCAGCCGCGATAAACTCCCCACTGCCGGCCTCTTCGGCCAGCAGTATCATGACCGCCGCGCAGAGCCAGTCGCAGATCCTCGCGGCGCTTCCTCATTCCACTAAACCTTTCTATCTCGGATCGCTGGCATCGCTGTATGCGGCGCGTGATATGCAGCCGCTGTGGCAAGATCGCGAGGCGGTACAGCAGTTTCAACAGCAGCTGGCTGAAGTGGCGATTTCGGGCGTTCAGCCACAGTTCACACAGTGGATTCAACAGCTAACCGATCCTGAAGTTACCGGGCTGGCCCGGGATATCGTGTTGTCTGACGCAATGCTGGGCTATTTGCAGTTTGTCTCCAGCGTGCCGGTTCAGGGCGAGACATGGTTATACAGTAATGTGCCGTATAAAATGACGCTGCCGCCGGTTTCAGTCATCAATCAGTGGCAAACAGCCGCTAATGCGGGCGCACTGAAAACTTTTGTGGTGTCGCTGGCTCCTCAGCATCCGCAATATACGCGCATGCATCAGGCGCTAAAAACCCTGCTGGCGGATAATCGTCCGTGGCCGCAACTGAGCGATAAACAGACCCTGCGGCCGGGGCAAATCAGTCAGGATGTTCCGGCACTACGCGAGATTTTACAGCGCACCGGGATGCTGAGCGATGTCGCTGTCGCACCTCAGCCGGCTGATCAGGCTGCAGTTGCCGTGAGTCCATCGGCAACCAGCGTCGCCGATTTGCCAGTGAATACCCCGGAACAGAGCAGCAATATTCTGCCGCAGGCCATCAGCAGCACCTCGGCCAATATTTATACCCCGGAGCTGGTGGAAGGGCTGAAGCGCTTCCAGCAGTGGCAGGGATTAGCGTCTGACGGCGCGATTGGTCCACGCACGCGTGACTGGTTAAACGTCTCGCCGCAGCTGCGTGCTTCGTTGCTGGCACTGAATATTCAACGCCTGCGACTGCTGCCGGATGATATGCATAACGGCATCATGGTGAATATTCCAAACTACTCATTGGTTTACTATTCTGAAGGGAATGAAATTCTTTCATCCCGGGTGATTGTGGGTCGTCCGGATCGTAAAACGCCGTTGATGCGCAGCGCCCTGAATAATGTGGTGTTAAATCCGCCATGGAATGTGCCAACCTCGCTGGTGCGCCAGGATATTATTCCGAAGGTAAAACGCGACCCATCCTACCTTTATAAGCACGGTTACACGCTGTTATCCGGCTGGAGCAATGATGCAGAGGTTATCGATCCCTCCATGATTGACTGGAGTATGGTATCCGCCGCTTCGTTCCCTTACCGCTTACGACAGGCTCCAGGCAGCAGTAACTCGCTGGGTCGCTATAAATTCAATATGCCAAGCTCAGATGCCATCTATCTGCACGATACGCCTAACCATGGCTTGTTTCAGAAAGATATCCGTGCGCTGAGTTCGGGCTGCGTACGGGTGAACAAGGCATCTGATTTAGCCAATTTGCTGTTGCAGGACGCCGGCTGGAACGACAGCCGTATCTCCAGCACCCTGAAAGAGGGCAATACGCGCTTTGTTTCTATTCGCCACCGTATCCCGGTTAACCTCTATTATCTGACTGCCTGGGTGGCCGATGACGGTCAGCCGCAGTTTCGTACAGATATTTACAATTATGATGCCACTGCACGCTCAGGCTCACAGGCGCTGGCGCGTGCCGGACAGCTATTACTCTAATAGTTGAAAATTCAGTAACAAACAGAGCCGGGCAACGTCCCGGCTTTTTAATCCCTGCGCGTTGAGGATCCGACACTGACCGCAGTTTACTGGCTGGTGGGTTGACGGATGGCTACACGGCGGTTATGGTTCGGCTTTGTGTGGTTTTTGCCCGTTTTCGGTCTTTACTTTCAGGTATCAGCATTTCATGGATAAATTCGATTCTCAACGCCGTCGGTTACTGGCAATAGGTGGAGCAGCCTGTGGATTGGCGCTATTGCCCGGTCAGGCATTTGCTACGCTTTCTACCCCTCGTCCTCGCGTTCTTACCCTCAGTAATCTTCATACCGGTGAAACCCTTAAAACTGAGTTTTTTAACGGCAAAAGCTATGACAAAGATGAGCTATCGCGTCTGAATCACTTTTTCCGTGATTATCGGGCGAACAAGGTCAAAAGCATCGATCCCAAACTTTTCGATCAGCTTTTTCGTCTGCAGGCGATGCTGGAAACCCGTAAACCGGTGCAGCTGATTTCCGGTTATCGTTCGCTGGCGACCAATAATGACCTGCGTTCGCACAGCAAAGGGGTGGCGAAACACAGTTACCACACGCTGGGTCAGGCGATGGATTTCCATATTGAAGGCGTTTCTCTCAGCAATGTACGCAAAGCAGCATTAAAAATGCGCGCAGGTGGTGTAGGATATTACCCCCGCAGTGACTTTGTTCACATTGATACCGGGCCGGTAAGAACCTGGTAATTAAGAGAAATTCCGGCAACCCTGTGTTAGCCGGTAACGGAGCGTTATGGACTATCACATTATTCCCGTCACGGCATTTGCCCAGAACTGTTC contains the following coding sequences:
- the mukB gene encoding chromosome partition protein MukB, coding for MIERGKFRSLTLINWNGFFARTFDLDELVTTLSGGNGAGKSTTMAAFITALIPDLTLLHFRNTTEAGATSGSRDKGLHGKLRAGVCYSTLDVVNSRHQRVIVGVRLQQVAGRDKKVDIKPFSIHGLPSSMNPTEILTETLNERQARVLPLNELKDRLEAIEGVQFKQFNSIIDYHSLMFDLGIVARRLRSAGDRSKYYRLIEASLYGGISSAITRSLRDYLLPENSGVRKAFQDMEAALRENRMTLEAIRVTQSDRDLFKHLISEATNYVAADYMRHANERRIHLDGALLLRNDLFSSRKQLGTEQYRHIEMARELAEHNGAESDLETDYQGASDHLNLVQTAMRQQEKIERYEADLDELTYRLEEQNEVVAEAREVQEENEARAEAAELEVDELKSQLADYQQALDVQQTRAIQYQQALQALQRAQEICRLPELSVDNAEEWLETFQAKEQEATDKLLMLEQKMSVAAAAHSQFEQAFELVNKISGPVSRSEAWQTGRELLRDAANQRHHAEQLQSLRLRLSEMEQRLREQQDAERLLNEFCKRQGQQYDAHELESLQRELEAQIEQLSQSVSDAGESRMLMRQELDQLRERINNLTARAPHWLAAQEILTQLSEQTGQTLENSQQVTEFMQQLLERERETTVERDEVAARKRDIEKQIERLSQPGGAEDARLNNLAERFGGVLLSEIYDDVTLDDAPYFSALYGPSRHAIVVPDLSLVREQLDGLEECPEDLYLIEGDPQSFDDSVFSVEELEKAVVVKVAERQWRYSRFPKVPLFGRAARENQLELLHAEREQLAEKYATLSFDVQKTQRLHQSFSRFIGSHLAVAFEADPEAQIRQMNGRRMEIERALNSHENENQQQRQQYELAKEGVAQLNRLLPRVTLLTDETLQDRCEEIRERLDEAHEASRFIQQHGNSLTRLEPIVSVLQSDPEQHEQLKADYQQAQQIQRDARQQAFALTEVTQRRAHFGYVDSAGMLTGNSDLNEKLRQRLEHAESERARARDQLRQHQAQLTQYSQLLASLKSSFDAKRDMLKELHQEMQDIGVQADASAEERARIRRDELYSALSNNRARRNQLEKQLTFCEAEMDALQKKLRRLERDYHQNREQVVSAKAGWCAVMRMVKDNGVERRLHRRELAYLGGDELRSMSDKALGALRLAVADNEHLRDVLRLSEDPKRPERKIQFFIAVYQHLRERIRQDIIRTDDPVEAIEQMEIELNRLTEELTAREQMLAISSRSVSNIIRKTIQREQNRIRQLNQGLQAVSFGQVRSVRLNVNVREAHSTLLNVLSEQHEQHQDLFNSNRLTFSEALAKLYQRLNPHIDMGQRTPQTIGEELLDYRNYLEMEVEVNRGSDGWLRAESGALSTGEAIGTGMSILVMVVQSWEEESRRLRGKDISPCRLLFLDEAARLDAKSIATLFELCDRLEMQLIIAAPENISPEKGTTYKLVRKVFQNTEHVHVVGLRGFSAEPSPTSHSLTNGEAAQADTEKSRAQI
- the ldtD gene encoding L,D-transpeptidase, whose translation is MLLANRVNLKKATLGCCIVLCLAQVYSAAAAINSPLPASSASSIMTAAQSQSQILAALPHSTKPFYLGSLASLYAARDMQPLWQDREAVQQFQQQLAEVAISGVQPQFTQWIQQLTDPEVTGLARDIVLSDAMLGYLQFVSSVPVQGETWLYSNVPYKMTLPPVSVINQWQTAANAGALKTFVVSLAPQHPQYTRMHQALKTLLADNRPWPQLSDKQTLRPGQISQDVPALREILQRTGMLSDVAVAPQPADQAAVAVSPSATSVADLPVNTPEQSSNILPQAISSTSANIYTPELVEGLKRFQQWQGLASDGAIGPRTRDWLNVSPQLRASLLALNIQRLRLLPDDMHNGIMVNIPNYSLVYYSEGNEILSSRVIVGRPDRKTPLMRSALNNVVLNPPWNVPTSLVRQDIIPKVKRDPSYLYKHGYTLLSGWSNDAEVIDPSMIDWSMVSAASFPYRLRQAPGSSNSLGRYKFNMPSSDAIYLHDTPNHGLFQKDIRALSSGCVRVNKASDLANLLLQDAGWNDSRISSTLKEGNTRFVSIRHRIPVNLYYLTAWVADDGQPQFRTDIYNYDATARSGSQALARAGQLLL
- a CDS encoding YcbK family protein, whose translation is MDKFDSQRRRLLAIGGAACGLALLPGQAFATLSTPRPRVLTLSNLHTGETLKTEFFNGKSYDKDELSRLNHFFRDYRANKVKSIDPKLFDQLFRLQAMLETRKPVQLISGYRSLATNNDLRSHSKGVAKHSYHTLGQAMDFHIEGVSLSNVRKAALKMRAGGVGYYPRSDFVHIDTGPVRTW